The following is a genomic window from Rhizobium sp. 11515TR.
TACACAATCAACAGGCTTGGGTTCGGTTCCATGCGGCTCACCGGCCGCGGTGTCTGGGGACCCCCGGCGGATATCGAGCAGGCGCTGACTACTCTGCGCCGCGCTCCGGAGCTCGGTGTTAACTTCATCGACACCGCCGATTCCTATGGCCCGGACGTCGCCGAAGAACTGATCGGAAAAGCTCTGGTAGGCCGGAAAGATATCCTAGTCGCCACCAAAGCGGGACTTCGTCGACCGGGCCCCGATCAGTGGGTACCTCACGGCCGACCGGAATACCTGATCGAACGGGCCAAAGGCAGCCTCAAGAAGCTCGGCGTAGAGCGAATCGGCCTTTGGCAACTTCACCGGATCGATCCGCGTGTCCCCATGCAGGATCAGTTCGCGGCGATTCGGCAACTCCTCGACGAGGGCGTGATCGCCAACGCGGGCCTCAGCGAGGTGTCGATCTCCGAGATCGAAATCGCTTCCCGATATTTCAAGGTTGCAACCGTGCAGAACCGCTACAATCTCGTCGACAGAGAAAGCGAGGACGTCCTCGACTACTGCGAACAGAATGGGATCGGCTTCATTCCCTGGTTTCCGCTGGCCGCGGGCGATCTCGCCCGGCAGGGAGGCGTTCTCGATTCCCTCGCAAAACACCATGCCGCGACACCGGGACAGATCGCCCTGGCGTGGATGCTCAAGCGCAGCCCGGTCATGCTGCCCATTCCCGGAACCTCGAAGGTAACCCACCTCGAGCAGAATGTGGCTGCCGCCCGCATCCAGCTCTCTGACGACGAATTCCACAAGCTGGACCAAAGCGTCCGCTGACAAACGGGCGTTCTATGCCCTGCCGCCGCGAACAGCGCGTCGGCCGCCTCACTCAAACGCTCGACGCAGGTTTATCATGACAATCGACTCGACAGGGTACCAACCCAAACCGCATGAGCTCCAAACAGGCTGGCTCGCGGATATCGCCGGCAGAACCCCGGCGGCCTATTTCGGTATGGTACTCGGCCTTGCAGGGCTTGGAAATGCCTGGCGCGCAGCCGAACAGACCTGGCATGTCGGGGTCGGCGCATCGGAGTATATTCTCGCGCTCGCCGTGGCCGTTTGGGCGATCCTAGTCCTGCTGTTCCTGGTGAAGGCTTCGTTGGCCCGGGACAAGCTCGCTGCCGAGGTTGACCACCCCGTGCAATGCTGCTTCGTCGGCCTAATCGGAGTGGCGACGATGCTAGTCGCAGGGGCGGTCGAGCCCTATTCTTACGCAGCTGCCGTCGCGCTGTTCATCGTCGGTTTTGCGTTCACGAGCATCTTTGCGGTTTGGCGCACAGGCGGCCTCTGGCATGGCGAGCGCGATCAGGCGACAACGACGGCTGTCTTGTATCTGCCGACAGTCGCCGGAAGCTTCGTCACCGCCACCATCGCTTCCTCCCTCGGACATCAGGACTGGGGTCAGTTGGCCTTCGGCGCGGGTATTTTCTCGTGGCTCGCGATCGAGTCCGTCCTGCTTCACCGCCTGCTGACCGGACCTATGATGCTTCCTGCGCTTCGTCCGACGCTCGGCGTGCAGCTTGCTCCCGCGCCCGTCGGCGCGGTCGCTTACATAGCGGTCAGCGGCGGCGCGCCCGACGTCTTTGCCCACGCGCTAATCGGCTACGGTCTTCTCCAACTGGTGGTCCTTCTGCGTCTTTCGCGATGGCTACGAGAAGCCGGAGCCGTCATGGGCTTCTGGGCCTTTAGCTTCGGTGCGACCTCCATCGCGACGGCCCCAATCAGGCTTCTCGGTCACGGTGATACCGCGGCGATCTCGCTAATCGCACCGGTCGCCTTTGCTCTCGCCAATGTCTTTGTCCTTGGGCTGGTCATCATGACGCTCTGGCTGCTGCTATCCGGCAGGATGTACGGGCGGCCTTCCCCAGCCAGGTAGGCGTCGACGTCCCGCTGACGGCGGACATGTGCCGTCTGACCGATACATTTTAGTGCATTCCACTGTGGCCAATACTCGATCTTACAAGAACCGACGCAGGTGAGCTGCGACAAAGGCCGGCAGCACATCGCAACCATACCCGGGAACAAGCTATGCCCGAAACTCAAGAATCCTACCTCGCGGTCCAGGCCGTTGCGCCCGGCAAGCTCGAACTCGCCAGGAAGCCGCTTCAAGCTCCGGGGCCAGGCTATGTCCGCATCAAGATCGAAGCTTGCGGGGTCTGCCATTCGGACGCCGCCACCATCGAAGGCGCTTTCACGATCGTCTGGCCCCGTGTCCCTGGCCACGAAGTAGTCGGAAAAATCGACCTGCTCGGGGAAGGTGTCGAGGGATGGAGTGTCGGCCAGCGCGTCGGCGTGGGCTTCCTCGCGGGTAGCTGCGGACATTGCACACAGTGCCGTTCCGGCCATCTCGTAAACTGCACAAACCAGGAATTCACAGGAGTTCATCACGACGGCGGCTACGCGGAATCTATGATCGCCAAAGCGTCGGGTCTGATGTCCATCCCCGACGACCTCACCAACGTTGAAGCCGCTCCGCTCCTATGCGCCGGCTTGACTACATTCAGCGCCCTCAGGAACTCTGGCGCGAAAGCCGGAGATCTCGTCGCCATCGTCGGGATCGGCGGGCTCGGTCATCTCGCAGTGCAGTATGCCCGCAGCATGGGATACGAGGTCGCAGCGATCGGCCGAGGGTTGGCTGTGGGAGAACTCGCGAAGAAGCTCGGAGCTCACCACTACATTGACAGTACAGCCGATCACGTCGATGAAGCGCTGCAAAGGCTTGGAGGTGCTGATCTCGTGCTCGCCACCGCCTCGGGCGGCAAAGGCGTTTCTGATACGATTAAGGGCCTCAAGCCACGAGGCAAAACGATCGTTCTCGGCGCGACCGCCGAACCGATCGAGCTTGTATCGGGCGAGCTCTTTTTCAAGGAGAGGTCGGTGGCCGGAGCGTTGACTGGGGACCCAGCTACCGGGGACACGACGTTGCGTTTCAGCTCTCTTTTCGGGATATCCGCCATGATCGAAGAGTTTCCGCTCGAGCGGGCAATCGACGCCTATGACAAGATGATGCACGGCAAGCCGCGGTTCCGGATAGTCCTGACCATGGGGTCCTCGGCGCTCCGAGAAGCGTGACGGGGAGCGTGACTAAAACGAATCCGGCCGCCATTGCCCGGTACGAAAATGTTGCTGCTCTGGGTCTTGGAGACCAATGGCAGTCGCCGCCGATATGTGCCCCCGAGACCAGAGTACCTGTGGGAGAATATGCTCCCGCGTTCGTACTCCCTCGCTGTGACCGGGGATACCTTGGCCTCGCGGAGTTGATCGGAAGACCTTCGGTCATACACTTCTATTCCGGAACGGGCGCTTCATGGTTCGAACAAAGCGCATGCCTCAACGCGCTCGCACCGACACTCGGCGTGCTTGGTGTGGCGCTGGTCGGCATAATTTGTGCCCAGCAAGCGGTGGTCGCGGACCATTGCAAAGTTACCTTGACGGATTTCCCCGTATTGTCGGACTGGGAGCCAAGGGGTCTTGTTTCACGCCTCTACGGCTTCAACCTCAATCGAGCAGCGCCAAACCTAGCGTCAACTTATTTAATAGACGGCCACGGTGTCGTCAGGTGGATCAGATACGGTGTGGAAGCCGCGGACGTGGATTCTGCTACGATAATTGCCGCAGCCAGGTCGCATCTCTCTCGCCAGAAACCCTTAGGCCCGACTGACTGATCCGACTAACTATGGAGTACTTCGCTCCGGCGGTTCAAGGATTACGAAATCGACATCGGGCAGCGTCGGTTGGCCGTACGGTAAGACCCTGCATTGGCCGGGACGACGACGGAATTGGTGGGTACCGCCCACGACTTTGGCGAAACGATCTCCATCTTTTCCATCGCGACGTCGTCTGGGATCAAGTAAGCCGAGACGCCTCGCTTGTAGACCTTCCTCCTCTATTGCTTTATCCGGGAGCCTCTATGTGGCTGGGCCATCCTCTGATGGGTCGTTGACTGCGATCGAGCCCAAGCGAGCTCACTCGCGAGTGACCACCTCAGAAAAGTGAATGATTCTGGGCATTTGCAGCATGTCGGTGAGAAAACACTGACCCGTCGGTGTGGGGCACATTGCCCCACACCGACGGGTCCGTTCAGGCACCCTTGGCGTAGGTAA
Proteins encoded in this region:
- a CDS encoding aldo/keto reductase, with product MDATNTIENFSGTFKIGDYTINRLGFGSMRLTGRGVWGPPADIEQALTTLRRAPELGVNFIDTADSYGPDVAEELIGKALVGRKDILVATKAGLRRPGPDQWVPHGRPEYLIERAKGSLKKLGVERIGLWQLHRIDPRVPMQDQFAAIRQLLDEGVIANAGLSEVSISEIEIASRYFKVATVQNRYNLVDRESEDVLDYCEQNGIGFIPWFPLAAGDLARQGGVLDSLAKHHAATPGQIALAWMLKRSPVMLPIPGTSKVTHLEQNVAAARIQLSDDEFHKLDQSVR
- the tehA gene encoding dicarboxylate transporter/tellurite-resistance protein TehA, with product MTIDSTGYQPKPHELQTGWLADIAGRTPAAYFGMVLGLAGLGNAWRAAEQTWHVGVGASEYILALAVAVWAILVLLFLVKASLARDKLAAEVDHPVQCCFVGLIGVATMLVAGAVEPYSYAAAVALFIVGFAFTSIFAVWRTGGLWHGERDQATTTAVLYLPTVAGSFVTATIASSLGHQDWGQLAFGAGIFSWLAIESVLLHRLLTGPMMLPALRPTLGVQLAPAPVGAVAYIAVSGGAPDVFAHALIGYGLLQLVVLLRLSRWLREAGAVMGFWAFSFGATSIATAPIRLLGHGDTAAISLIAPVAFALANVFVLGLVIMTLWLLLSGRMYGRPSPAR
- a CDS encoding alcohol dehydrogenase — encoded protein: MPETQESYLAVQAVAPGKLELARKPLQAPGPGYVRIKIEACGVCHSDAATIEGAFTIVWPRVPGHEVVGKIDLLGEGVEGWSVGQRVGVGFLAGSCGHCTQCRSGHLVNCTNQEFTGVHHDGGYAESMIAKASGLMSIPDDLTNVEAAPLLCAGLTTFSALRNSGAKAGDLVAIVGIGGLGHLAVQYARSMGYEVAAIGRGLAVGELAKKLGAHHYIDSTADHVDEALQRLGGADLVLATASGGKGVSDTIKGLKPRGKTIVLGATAEPIELVSGELFFKERSVAGALTGDPATGDTTLRFSSLFGISAMIEEFPLERAIDAYDKMMHGKPRFRIVLTMGSSALREA
- a CDS encoding redoxin domain-containing protein yields the protein MGEYAPAFVLPRCDRGYLGLAELIGRPSVIHFYSGTGASWFEQSACLNALAPTLGVLGVALVGIICAQQAVVADHCKVTLTDFPVLSDWEPRGLVSRLYGFNLNRAAPNLASTYLIDGHGVVRWIRYGVEAADVDSATIIAAARSHLSRQKPLGPTD